A region of Argentina anserina chromosome 5, drPotAnse1.1, whole genome shotgun sequence DNA encodes the following proteins:
- the LOC126795690 gene encoding LOW QUALITY PROTEIN: uncharacterized protein LOC126795690 (The sequence of the model RefSeq protein was modified relative to this genomic sequence to represent the inferred CDS: deleted 1 base in 1 codon; substituted 1 base at 1 genomic stop codon) has product MDPSQISSSSLSSNGTFEFYNSILAAFDEEKNMLFAAGQTFSTYYFADVPRYLEVKFRRRFHMRKSLFYCIIDADKNHDNYFVQQRDGIGRLGLSSLVKFTACFRMLAYGVSANSLDDYLKIGESTTIRCMQKFCRAVVEIFAERYLRRLTTNDVARLLYIEAFNLFAELAAGKAPPCTYFIKNKQYDVSYYLADDIYPKWSTLVQTIHDPQEMKKQYFATKQESCRKDVECAFGVLQSRWAIVKSPARFXKKTVLHDIMTACIIMYNMIIEDERDLSAPIREFNHVPRPTVEMLGNEDERFTQFLARIR; this is encoded by the exons ATGGATCCATCCCAaatatcatcctcttctttaTCTTCAAATGGAACTTTTGAGTTCTATAATTCTATATTAGCTGCATTTGATGAGGAGAAAAATATGTTGTTTG CTGCTGGACAAACGTTTTCGACATATTATTTTGCTGATGTCCCTCGATATCTAGAGGTAAAATTTCGCAGACGTTTCCATATGCGTAAAAGTTTGTTTTATTGCATTATTGATGCAGACAAGAATCATGACAACTACTTTGTGCAACAACGTGATGGAATTGGTAGGCTTGGATTGTCATCCCTGGTAAAATTCACTGCTTGTTTTCGTATGCTAGCATATGGTGTATCAGCTAATTCACTTGATGATTACTTGAAAATTGGTGAATCTACAACAATTAGATGCATGCAAAAGTTTTGTCGGGCTGTTGTAGAGATCTTTGCAGAGAGATATCTTAGAAGGCTAACAACCAATGATGTTGCCAGACTCCTTTATATTG AAGCATTTAACTTATTTGCGGAGCTTGCTGCAGGTAAAGCACCTCCATGCACGTATTTTATTAAGAATAAGCAATATGATGTCAGTTATTACTTAGCAGATGACATATATCCTAAGTGGTCTACACTTGTCCAAACTATTCATGATCCTCAAGAGATGAAAAAACAATATTTTGCCACCAAACAAGAGTCATGTAGAAAAGATGTTGAATGTGCTTTTGGTGTTCTTCAATCACGTTGGGCAATTGTTAAGAGTCCGGCacgtttttgaaaaaaaacg gTTCTACATGACATCATGACTGCATGTATCATTATGTATAATATGATTATTGAGGATGAGCGTGATTTATCAGCACCCATTAGGGAATTTAATCATGTGCCTAGGCCTACAGTTGAAATGCTTGGTAATGAAGATGAACGATTTACTCAGTTTCTTGCCCGAATCAGGTAA